A single genomic interval of Paenibacillus macerans harbors:
- a CDS encoding LytR/AlgR family response regulator transcription factor has product MNVVLIDDENLALNYLEHHLQSIFGIHVAGKFINPVEGKEFILRTDIDVVFLDIHLPEISGIELAGQLLQFKPRLNIVFVTAYDDYAVKAFELNALDYVMKPLRKERLTITLERIRERLEGVPAAPPAAKEELHVSLFQQL; this is encoded by the coding sequence ATGAATGTTGTCCTAATCGATGATGAGAACTTGGCTTTGAATTATTTGGAGCATCATTTGCAAAGTATATTCGGGATTCATGTCGCCGGCAAGTTTATCAACCCGGTCGAGGGCAAGGAATTCATTCTGCGAACGGACATCGATGTCGTGTTTTTGGATATTCATCTGCCCGAAATTAGCGGCATTGAACTGGCAGGGCAGCTGCTGCAGTTTAAGCCTAGGCTTAATATCGTCTTCGTTACGGCTTATGACGACTATGCCGTTAAAGCTTTTGAGTTAAACGCGCTTGACTATGTCATGAAACCGCTGCGAAAAGAACGTCTGACGATCACCCTGGAACGAATCCGGGAGCGCCTGGAAGGAGTTCCGGCGGCGCCGCCCGCGGCCAAAGAAGAGCTGCACGTAAGCTTGTTT